CTTAAACTCGATCTCATTAGTCAAAATGTTATTAGCTAAATGCGCATAAGGACTATGCAATTAACAACGGTGGCTTGGAATGTTTTTATGTGATATCACATGTTATTAGTCCAAAATCCTTCTGATGAGCGGCTAAATTTTAGTAAGTTTGTTGAATTATTTAATGGACATATACGAGTTCCCTAATTGATGAGTTCCCTAATTGATTTAGGTTCTCTGAAGGATCTAGGTGAGTTCCCTAATTGATGCATGGACTTTGATAATCAAGTTGGTAATTCAGGATCTAATTATGACTGGTGATGTCACGCACTCGAGTGCATAGTGAGCACACACCTTTAAGCTATCAGATTCTCTATCATAGAGATGCACATAAGTGGATGTCAAATCTGACGGCTTAGAAGTGCATTCTCATTGTGCACTCGATTGCGTGATAGCAGGTCTAGTTATTCCGGAGCTCATGTGTTTGTTTGATGCTTTTGAACACCTGTTTGCGTCTCAATGAACCTATACAGTTATTAAATGCATGACAACTTTTGCAATTCTTTCTTAGAATACAACATTGTTGGAATTCATTTCCCTGATACGGATGCAAAAATTCAGTCTTAGTTGGGCAAAACCTGCTTGTACTCCGATCACAAATAAAACATTGAATTGTTAGGCACTCAATGAAGTTTTCAGTGTGACATATTAAAAATCATATACATATATTCTTGTTTGTTGAGAAATGGGAAATATGCATTCCTTGGAATGCTTTTTTGCGATATCACATGTTCATTTTCTGTGACTGGTGGATGAAATCTGGATAGTTACTGATATAAGTTTTCCTATTTTCGTTTTTACTTAATTAAACCAGGGTTAACAAGGAGAACAGGGCTGCTGGAGTTTTGGAGAACCACGCAGAGGGTGAGAAATACACTGAACATAGCCTCAGGAAATGGGTTCGCAacaagtccccagaaatcatgccaAACCTCAACAACTTCTTCACCAGCCCAAAATGAAGATAGTAATTACTTGTCCGTGAAGTCTCCGTGTTCCTTAAATGTTGAACTTGCTTTCTCTTTTCATTTGTCATAGTATCTGTGATTGCTATTGCTTATTGTGATTGTCGTCGACATATAGGTTTTGAGGTTGGTTGGCCTCTTTGTGTTTCGAGATTAAAACTTGAACTAATTACTAAGCTTTGTGGATAATAAGACAAACTGCATTGGTACATTATTATTTGGTCATTTCAAGTATTTTGTGTTCCTTACATTTGATATAAAAGAGCTCTATTCCCCCCTAATTTTCTCGGCCTAATAGACTATTAAAATAGCTATGCTTTTACTGAACTGTTatacgaaaaatgggtcatttgtccaaatatttttaaagcatggttctaatggacgagtaaaaattggtATGGATagaatggacaaaaaaaaataataagaatgaaactggattcatcctcacttaaacttaaaaaagagcgaggatgaaacggGATGCATCcttaatgtaaattaaaaataagaaaaagtatttgaaaatgggtttaCATCCCgattatttttacattctcgttcatttaaacaataaattaaaaataagaaaaagtatttgaaaatgggtttacatcctgattatttttacattctcgttcatttaaacaatatcaaatgttacatgtctttttcattcaggaattgttgattttaatctttttaaccaAGTTTATGACTGGAAGAGGTTACAAAATGAGTTTGATGGAAAGGCCTTGATAGTTTCGATCCCACTTTGCGCACTTTTTCTCAAGGTATATATCCCAAAGATTCCATAACACCCTCTAAGGTTATTTTCTAAGAACCCCCCTGCTCTTAAAATTCCTAAAATTTGCCACACATACTCACTCTCACTTTCACTCGCTGCTAGGAGGAGGACGAGAATGTCAAGCTTCTTACAAGAGGAGATCATGGAGAACATACTCACAAGGTTACCCGTCAAATCCATTTCAAGATTCAAGTGTGTTTCCAAAAATTGGTATCatctttttcaaaaccctaattttatcaaaaatCATCTCAACCATGCTATTCAAATGACAAATTCAACATCTTGGTTACCAACCAAGGAGACATTGATGATACAAATACAGAACCTTATATCACATCTATAGATTATAATGTtctatcatcaacatcatcaccatTTGTAGGTCATGCTCTTAATATTGATTATCCGTATATGCACCGAGAATATAAGTCTCAAATACTAGGTTCTTCAAATGGTTTGGTTTGCATACAACCTTGGGGAGAAGAATCTAGAGTTATGTTCATTTGGAACCCAGCTACAGAATATAAAGAGGTACCAGAACCTTCATGGAAATCAAAACCTGGTAATTTTGTTCATGGGTTTGGTTttgattgcaagaatgatgattaTAAGGTGATAAGAATTGTGAGTTTTATATTAGGTGAAGAATCTGAAGCTAGTCTTTActcattagcttcaaattcatggaAGAAACTTGGTTCCATTCCTTATGATTTCTCTTTTAATATAAATTAAGGGTTTCTTGTTGATGGTGTTCTTCATTGGGTTGCTGTTCCTGCTGGACTCATATCTAGATCTAGTGTTATTATTGTTTGTTATAATATTTCTGATGAGACATTCTATGATGTGCCTTTACCTAACAAAAACTTAAGTGAGATTGAGAACATTTCCATGACATATTTGGGAGTTTGGGAAGGGAAGCTTTGCCTACTTCATAAGAATCACATGGAGGAGGATCCtgatacatgtatgcatcaaaaCGATCAAATTGAGGTGTGGACAATGATGGATAACAAGTGGAGTAAGGATTGGAAGATTACTGCACATATGACAGATATGGAATATGTAAGTGCAATTCAAACTTTACCGAACGGAGAGATCCTATGTGAAGGTGGACCAATGGTGGATGAGGGCGGCATCGGTTTGTTGGCATATGATCctaatcttgaaagagttagagcTCTGAGGATACATGGTTTCCCAGAGTGGTATGATATGGGGACTTATATTGAGACCTTAACAGCACTCGACTCCGGTACTTATGTTGGGCAGTAACCGAAAGAGTAACAAAGAAGTAAATCAAGATTGAAAAGAAACGGAGAATAATGGCTGATGCAGATATGGAATTATGAATCAAAAAGGTAATGGGGTAGATAAGAGAGGAGGAAGGTATGGTAGGAAGGGATGGTGTCAATCTTGTTTTATGGCTTTGTGCTAAGGAAATGGAAGCGGAAATGGTTCATTGCAGGAGATGATGTGTTATATGTAGCAGTAAATTATCCAAAAATCAATCTGAGTTCAGGTGCATGGTGATATATCCACATTTTGGGTAAATTCCAAACGTAATTTCTACGCACTTACTTCGCTTTTTTAGCTTTGGAAATTTCATATGCGACTAAATGTAGAAACCGAGCATcttttatgtttttctttatcatcttgagtttgatctGCTTTCTttaagaattttgtattggtgTTCGGAACTTTTGTGTGCGAGTAAATGTACGAACCAAGCATCACataaattttattttatcaaCTCGAGTAAGGTCCTCTCTCATTAAGCTATTATCTGGTTGTTTGTGTTTACCTCGTGACTCATAAAGGAAGCAGTCATATTAGATCTTTTTGTATCGTAGTCAAATTGTTATGTGGGCAGCTTTGTAGTTTCTTGAGGTTGGCCGATTATTTCAGGCTAGGCGCATTCATAATTAATCAGAATACTGCATGCACGATGCTCAAAATCTTTGTTATCTAGACATTTTacatttataattatttttttttgaaatttgaaaacaGCCTTGTAAGCTCAATAGCTCACGGCCTTATATGCTGCCCATTTGTAGAAGAAAAACATATTAATTAGTTAACCTTGAATATACTACTGCTGAACTCTATGATCTACACAAATAGATTGGACCTTTGTCAAGCTTGTATCTGTGCCATAGAAAAAGGTTGGATGGTGCACATAATCTGGTAATTGGGTAATACTGGCGGTTGAAGgttaaattatttatttgggcACTTTTGGGGATGTTTGCTTACCTATAGTTTATTATGTCATAATAATTATCAAAATGGAACTGTAGATATTTTTTCCTTAATGTGGTTTTGCTATTGCCATTGGTATtcacaataaaaaaatattgtcTCGATGCTATGTTTGCCTGCGGCGTCGTCGAGGTACCTCAGTGTGTCACTTTTTTGCCAGGGAATCTAGAAACATGGTGCCTCTTTGATTTACTCTGGTATTAGTATAGGGTACTAGCTCAGTTATTCATGTGTATGAAGTTGTTATTTAGACTATTGAAATAGATGTTATTAAACTGCATAGAAAAGATACGCTTTTGCTTGTGTTTGCTTCATGCTCTGCGCTGGATAACCTGGCAGTCTGTCATGTAGTGACGGTTATTTGATTCAGACGGAAGCATAGATGCAAGTGTTATTTTTGCTCATGAAAACAAAGACCTGCAAGATAGGATGGTTAGTGGCAGGGAGAAATAAACTCATCCGTGGTGTGGAAAAACATGCCATCCGAAACAGTGCCATACATTTCTAGTATGTG
Above is a genomic segment from Papaver somniferum cultivar HN1 chromosome 10, ASM357369v1, whole genome shotgun sequence containing:
- the LOC113318540 gene encoding uncharacterized protein LOC113318540, translating into MASQMARRWLRPEAYPLFATLGLAVGICGFQLVRNIMINPEVRVNKENRAAGVLENHAEGEKYTEHSLRKWVRNKSPEIMPNLNNFFTSPK